In a genomic window of uncultured Flavobacterium sp.:
- the hutI gene encoding imidazolonepropionase translates to MTTLITNIKELLQVRETSISKVSGAEMAILPTIKNAFLILKDNLIHDFGSMENLPEIKADKIIDATGQIVLPSWCDSHTHIVYAGNREQEFVDRINGFSYEEIANRGGGILNSAKKLNETSEEEIYEQSKLRLEEVMHLGTGAVEIKSGYGLTIEGEIKMLRVIKKLAENYPITIKATFLGAHAFPLHYKENKAGYIDEIITKMLPEIAQNKLAEYIDVFCETGYFSVEETEQIMQAGIEFGLKPKIHVNQFNSIGGIQSGVKFKALSVDHLEIMNPEDIEALKDSETMPVALPSCSYFLSIPYTPAREMIKAGLPLALATDFNPGSTPSGNMNFVVATACIKMKMTPEEAINAATINGAYAMGISETHGSITKGKKANLILTKPISSYYQIPYAFGSNLIESVFVEGEII, encoded by the coding sequence ATGACAACATTAATTACAAACATAAAAGAATTGCTTCAGGTTCGTGAAACTTCAATTTCTAAAGTTTCAGGTGCCGAAATGGCTATTCTTCCAACGATAAAAAATGCTTTTTTAATTTTAAAAGACAATCTGATTCACGATTTTGGATCTATGGAGAATCTGCCGGAAATTAAAGCGGACAAAATTATCGATGCAACTGGTCAAATCGTTCTGCCTTCATGGTGCGACAGTCACACGCATATTGTTTATGCCGGTAATCGTGAGCAGGAATTTGTGGATAGAATTAACGGATTTTCATATGAAGAAATCGCTAATCGCGGCGGTGGAATTTTAAACTCGGCTAAAAAACTCAACGAAACTTCTGAAGAAGAAATTTATGAGCAATCAAAACTTCGCTTAGAAGAAGTTATGCATTTAGGAACAGGAGCTGTAGAAATTAAATCGGGTTACGGATTAACAATCGAAGGCGAAATAAAAATGCTTCGTGTTATTAAAAAACTAGCCGAAAACTATCCAATAACCATAAAAGCTACTTTTCTTGGCGCACATGCTTTTCCGTTGCATTATAAAGAAAACAAAGCAGGTTATATCGACGAAATTATCACTAAAATGTTACCTGAAATTGCTCAAAATAAGTTAGCAGAATATATAGATGTATTTTGCGAAACAGGTTATTTTTCTGTTGAAGAAACAGAACAAATTATGCAAGCAGGAATAGAATTCGGCTTAAAGCCAAAAATTCACGTAAATCAATTCAATTCTATTGGAGGAATACAATCCGGAGTTAAATTTAAAGCCCTTTCTGTCGATCATCTTGAAATTATGAATCCTGAAGACATTGAAGCTTTAAAAGATTCTGAAACAATGCCTGTAGCTTTACCATCGTGTTCTTACTTTTTAAGTATTCCATACACGCCGGCACGCGAAATGATAAAAGCAGGACTTCCTTTAGCTTTAGCTACAGATTTCAACCCTGGTTCTACTCCATCCGGAAACATGAACTTTGTAGTTGCAACGGCTTGTATTAAAATGAAAATGACGCCTGAAGAAGCGATAAATGCAGCGACTATTAATGGCGCTTATGCAATGGGAATCTCAGAAACTCACGGAAGTATTACAAAGGGTAAAAAAGCCAATTTAATCCTCACAAAACCTATTTCATCTTATTACCAGATTCCTTATGCATTTGGAAGTAATTTAATCGAAAGTGTTTTTGTTGAAGGGGAAATTATATAA
- a CDS encoding ATP-binding protein — translation MLEDHFKQDIINIEKISIVPTLLNVICQTTGMGFAAVARVTDERWITCSVQDNVLFGLKPGDELQIKTTICNDIRTNLKPVIIDNVSEDPLYHDHHTPAMYKLQSYISIPIIRQDGSFFGTLCAIDPKPNSLKEFKVSEMFKLFAELISFHLTAIEQENEKNIILNEKNKLLAKTEVEKKKIEKLNSDIEKKLIQKNISLEKMNSELEAFNYISSHDLQEPLRKIQLFTDSIEREEIQNLSEKGKTSFQKIRNSAYRMQNLINDLLLYSKTKFDDRKFEIKDLNDIAKDVIDDLTEEVETKDVTFDIQELGKLSVIEFQFRQLLYNLISNAIKFASPDRDLIIKVSAEITNGEFDKNSPFTKYHKITIADNGIGFDQLYSEKIFGLFQALHTKPSKSTGIGLTIVKRIVENHKGFIRVEGVLNQGAKFEIFIPVL, via the coding sequence GTGCTAGAAGATCATTTCAAACAAGATATAATTAATATTGAAAAAATTTCAATTGTCCCAACATTACTCAACGTAATCTGCCAGACCACAGGAATGGGTTTCGCAGCAGTAGCAAGAGTTACAGACGAGCGATGGATAACGTGCAGCGTTCAGGACAATGTGCTTTTTGGCTTAAAGCCGGGAGATGAACTACAAATTAAAACTACGATTTGTAACGATATCAGAACAAATCTAAAACCCGTAATTATTGACAATGTAAGCGAAGATCCGCTATACCACGATCATCATACTCCGGCGATGTACAAACTTCAGAGTTATATTTCTATACCAATTATTCGCCAGGACGGAAGTTTTTTTGGCACTTTATGCGCAATTGACCCAAAACCAAACAGCCTTAAAGAATTTAAAGTAAGTGAAATGTTCAAGCTTTTTGCAGAGTTAATTTCATTTCACCTAACAGCAATCGAACAGGAAAACGAAAAAAACATCATACTGAACGAAAAAAATAAGCTACTAGCTAAAACCGAAGTCGAGAAGAAAAAAATCGAAAAACTAAATTCAGATATCGAGAAAAAGTTAATCCAAAAAAATATTTCTCTCGAAAAAATGAACAGCGAATTAGAAGCTTTCAACTATATATCAAGTCACGATTTACAGGAACCATTACGTAAAATTCAGCTTTTTACCGACAGCATTGAACGCGAAGAAATTCAAAATTTATCCGAAAAAGGTAAAACATCATTTCAAAAAATTAGAAATTCAGCTTACCGAATGCAAAATTTGATAAACGATCTTCTACTCTACTCTAAAACTAAATTTGATGATCGAAAATTCGAAATAAAAGATTTGAATGACATTGCCAAAGATGTCATAGACGATCTTACAGAAGAAGTAGAAACTAAAGATGTAACCTTTGACATACAAGAATTAGGAAAACTATCTGTAATAGAATTTCAATTCAGGCAATTACTTTATAATCTTATCAGCAACGCAATAAAATTTGCGAGTCCTGACCGCGATCTGATCATAAAAGTATCTGCAGAAATTACAAACGGAGAATTCGACAAAAATTCACCATTTACTAAATACCACAAAATAACGATTGCTGATAACGGCATTGGGTTTGACCAATTGTACAGCGAAAAAATATTTGGACTCTTCCAGGCTTTACACACAAAACCATCCAAAAGTACCGGAATTGGTCTTACTATAGTAAAACGAATTGTAGAAAACCACAAAGGATTTATAAGAGTCGAAGGAGTTTTAAATCAAGGAGCAAAATTTGAGATTTTTATTCCTGTGCTATAA
- a CDS encoding SDR family oxidoreductase, which translates to MSKVVLITGGSSGIGKSIGEFLHKKGFVVYGTSRNPEKVLNSIFPLVALDVRNAESIKTAVAKVIATTGRLDVVINNAGVGITGPLEEIPMEEIKNNFETNLFGPIEVMKAVLPQMREQKSGLIINITSIAAYMGLPYRSVYSASKGALELITEALRMEVKSFGIEITNVAPGDFATNIASGRYHAPVIKGSAYEKVYQDTLAAMNEHVDAGSNPNEMAEFVYKILQEKKPNVHYKVGAFMQKFSIVLKRALPDKVYEKMLMNHYKL; encoded by the coding sequence ATGAGCAAAGTTGTTTTAATTACCGGAGGATCTTCAGGGATTGGAAAATCAATTGGAGAATTTTTACATAAAAAAGGTTTCGTTGTTTATGGAACTAGTAGAAATCCTGAAAAAGTATTGAATTCTATTTTTCCACTTGTGGCGCTGGATGTTCGAAATGCGGAATCTATAAAAACTGCTGTGGCTAAAGTTATTGCAACTACCGGAAGATTGGATGTTGTGATTAATAATGCCGGTGTTGGAATTACTGGTCCGTTAGAAGAAATTCCGATGGAGGAAATAAAAAACAATTTTGAAACGAATCTTTTTGGTCCAATTGAGGTAATGAAAGCTGTTTTGCCTCAAATGAGAGAACAAAAATCGGGTTTGATTATTAATATTACGTCAATTGCAGCTTATATGGGATTGCCATATCGTAGTGTTTATTCGGCTTCAAAAGGAGCTTTGGAATTAATTACGGAAGCTTTGCGTATGGAAGTTAAATCTTTTGGAATTGAAATTACGAATGTAGCTCCGGGCGATTTTGCAACCAATATTGCATCAGGACGTTATCATGCGCCTGTTATTAAAGGTTCGGCTTATGAAAAGGTTTACCAAGACACGCTTGCGGCAATGAATGAGCATGTTGATGCAGGAAGTAATCCAAACGAAATGGCCGAGTTTGTGTATAAAATTTTGCAAGAGAAAAAACCGAATGTTCATTATAAAGTTGGTGCTTTTATGCAGAAATTCTCAATCGTTTTAAAACGTGCTCTTCCGGATAAAGTGTACGAAAAAATGCTGATGAATCATTATAAGTTGTAA
- a CDS encoding glutaminyl-peptide cyclotransferase produces the protein MKKYNFLAVILLGITLIGCGDTKKSENSLFNIDDSAFPAHFLPQESISIGILNPNSKEIDSVAYFVNDKKVGSSKGAEKFKFELKDQKLGYQYLKATVYFGSDSSDATKRVEVVSNVEPKLLKYKIVNTYPHDTKAFTEGLEFHDGTLYESTGQKGDSYFRSVDYKTGKVIKQVDLPKEYFGEGITFINGKLFQLSWQENTGFIYDAKTLKLEKTFKYDKEIEGWGMTNDGKYIYRSDGTEKIWKMDPETQKLIDYINVYSGTSKIKAINELEYINGKFYVNVWQKDAIAIVNPTSGAVEGILNMSDLRKFIKHPQAEVLNGIAYNPQTKTIFITGKYWEKMFEITVSE, from the coding sequence ATGAAAAAATATAACTTCCTAGCTGTCATTTTATTAGGAATCACATTAATTGGATGTGGAGATACAAAAAAAAGTGAAAATTCTTTATTTAACATCGATGATTCTGCTTTTCCAGCTCATTTTTTACCACAAGAATCGATTTCTATCGGAATTTTGAACCCAAATTCGAAAGAAATTGACAGCGTTGCTTACTTTGTAAACGACAAAAAAGTAGGTAGTTCTAAAGGTGCCGAAAAATTCAAATTTGAATTAAAAGATCAAAAATTAGGTTATCAATACTTAAAAGCTACCGTTTATTTTGGTTCTGATTCTTCAGATGCTACTAAACGTGTTGAAGTGGTTTCAAACGTAGAACCTAAATTATTAAAGTATAAAATCGTTAATACTTATCCGCACGACACAAAAGCTTTTACTGAAGGTTTAGAATTTCATGATGGAACTTTATACGAAAGTACAGGTCAAAAAGGAGATTCTTATTTTAGATCTGTTGATTATAAAACCGGAAAAGTGATTAAACAAGTTGATCTTCCTAAAGAATATTTTGGAGAAGGAATCACTTTTATCAATGGAAAGTTATTTCAATTAAGCTGGCAGGAAAACACTGGTTTTATTTATGATGCTAAAACATTAAAACTGGAGAAAACTTTCAAATACGATAAAGAAATTGAAGGTTGGGGAATGACAAATGATGGAAAATATATTTATCGTTCTGACGGAACTGAAAAAATCTGGAAAATGGATCCTGAAACACAAAAGTTGATCGACTATATTAATGTTTATTCCGGAACATCAAAAATTAAAGCGATTAATGAATTAGAATACATTAACGGAAAATTCTATGTAAATGTTTGGCAAAAAGATGCAATTGCGATCGTTAATCCAACAAGCGGAGCAGTTGAAGGAATCTTAAATATGTCAGACTTACGTAAGTTTATCAAACATCCGCAAGCAGAGGTTTTAAACGGAATTGCTTATAATCCGCAAACCAAAACTATTTTTATTACTGGTAAATATTGGGAGAAAATGTTTGAAATAACAGTTTCAGAATAA
- a CDS encoding MBOAT family O-acyltransferase, whose protein sequence is MLFNSLNFAVFFVIIFILYWFVTNKNLKIQNLLLLISSYFFYAFWDWRFLFLLVFSTLLDYYSGLKISNTEKESSKRFWFWLSISVNLGFLGVFKYYNFFIESFTELFSKFGFVINTWTLNVVLPVGISFYTFHGLSYVIDVYKKRIPAEKNFIDYAVFVSFFPLLVAGPIERATHLLPQIKKKRSFDYNTAVNGVRQILWGLFKKIVIADTCSVFVDDIFQNYANYSGGTLVLGAILFSFQIYCDFSGYSDIAIGVAKLLGIDLITNFRTPYFSRNIADFWRRWHISLSSWFRDYVYMPLGGSKVGLTKSIRNIFIIFILSGFWHGANWTFIFWGALNALYFIPSFLMKNNRKYVDNDSQSSFLSQIKAFVDILITFGLVTFAWIFFRSNSLTNAIAYIKGIFRYEDFLKIHSAKTYELSLKPLLLYLIIFLFIEWYYKNENVVFTKLHNTKLSIAAKYVFYFLAVISILLSIKNQSTSFIYFQF, encoded by the coding sequence ATGCTTTTTAATTCCCTGAATTTTGCTGTATTTTTTGTGATAATTTTTATCCTTTATTGGTTTGTTACCAATAAAAATTTAAAAATACAGAACCTGCTTTTATTAATCTCGAGTTACTTTTTTTACGCTTTTTGGGATTGGAGATTTTTATTTTTACTTGTTTTCTCTACTTTATTAGACTACTATTCCGGACTTAAAATTTCAAATACAGAGAAAGAAAGTTCCAAACGCTTTTGGTTTTGGTTAAGTATATCTGTAAATCTTGGCTTTTTAGGAGTTTTTAAATATTACAATTTCTTTATTGAATCGTTTACAGAATTATTCTCAAAATTTGGTTTTGTTATCAATACATGGACTTTAAATGTTGTGTTGCCGGTTGGAATTTCGTTTTATACTTTTCACGGCTTATCTTATGTTATTGATGTTTATAAAAAACGAATTCCGGCAGAGAAAAACTTTATTGATTATGCTGTTTTTGTTAGTTTTTTTCCGCTTTTGGTCGCTGGACCAATTGAGAGAGCGACTCATCTTTTACCGCAAATAAAGAAAAAAAGAAGCTTTGATTATAATACTGCCGTTAATGGCGTAAGACAGATTTTATGGGGGCTTTTTAAGAAAATTGTAATTGCAGATACGTGTTCAGTTTTTGTGGATGATATATTTCAGAATTACGCTAATTATTCTGGTGGAACACTGGTTTTGGGCGCGATACTTTTTTCTTTTCAAATTTACTGTGACTTTTCCGGATATTCAGATATTGCAATTGGAGTCGCTAAATTGCTTGGAATTGATTTGATTACGAATTTTAGAACACCTTATTTCTCTCGAAACATTGCTGATTTTTGGAGACGTTGGCATATTTCATTGTCTTCCTGGTTTAGAGATTATGTTTATATGCCGCTAGGAGGATCAAAAGTAGGTTTGACAAAGTCAATACGTAATATCTTCATTATTTTTATTTTAAGCGGATTTTGGCATGGCGCAAATTGGACTTTTATATTCTGGGGAGCTTTAAATGCGTTGTATTTTATTCCGTCATTTTTAATGAAGAATAATAGAAAGTACGTTGATAATGATTCGCAAAGTAGTTTTTTGTCTCAGATAAAAGCATTTGTAGATATTCTGATAACCTTTGGTTTAGTCACTTTTGCGTGGATATTTTTCCGATCAAATTCTTTGACAAATGCAATTGCTTATATAAAAGGAATTTTTAGATATGAGGATTTCCTTAAAATTCATTCGGCAAAAACATATGAATTGAGTCTAAAACCATTGCTTTTGTATTTAATCATTTTCTTGTTTATTGAATGGTATTATAAAAATGAAAATGTTGTTTTTACAAAGCTTCACAATACAAAATTGTCGATTGCAGCAAAATATGTTTTTTATTTCCTTGCTGTAATTAGTATTTTGTTATCGATTAAAAATCAGTCAACTAGTTTTATTTATTTTCAATTTTAA